TCCTTGGGTATCAAAAGTCTGGAATTCGGTAGAAAAGCATAAAAAACGGGACTACACTTCAATTATTCACGGCAAATATGCCCACGAAGAAACCGTAGCAACTAGTTCGTTTGCCGATCGCTATCTAGTTGTCTTAAATTTGGAACAGGCTGAATATGTGACTAACTATATTCTTGATGGTGGCGATCGCCAAGAATTTTTGACTAAGTTTAAAAACGCTTATTCTGATGGTTTTGATCCTGACCGAGATTTGATTAGAGTCGGTATTGCTAATCAAACTACAATGCTCAAAAGTGAAACCGAGCAAATTGGAAGGCTTTTAGAGCAAACAATGCTGAAAAAGTATGGTCCTACTGAGTTAACGCAGCACTTTATGAGCTTTAATACTATCTGCGATGCTACTCAAGAAAGACAAGATGCCATGTTCGATTTGGTTGAGAAGGACTTGTCTTTGATGGTGGTGATTGGAGGGTTTAATTCTTCTAATACTACTCATTTACAAGAAATTGCCGTTGAGCATCATATTCCCTCTTATCATATTGACTGTGTTGAGCGAATTTTAAGTCGCGATCGCCTAGAATATAAGCCTTTAGATGGAGAAATTACTATAGTCGAAAACTGGCTACCAGAAGGGGAAATTATTGTAGGCATAACTTCTGGTGCTTCTACCCCTGATAAAGTCGTAGCAGATGTAATTGAGAAAATCTTTGATTTAAAAGCTGTGGCGATCGCCTAAACGGAGTTCTATTTATAGCAGTAAGTTAACACAAATCAATAACTAGACTCTAAAACTAGCATTTTGTCTGCTTTCTAGCACTTGCTGATACTGGAAAAGCATTTCTCGACGCTTTTGCAGATTTCGCCTTTGTCCCACAAGAGTTTCATCCAGCATCCGTTTTCTTTCTTGCTCCTGATTTAATTGATTTTCTAAATAGAATTCATTTTCATTAGAAACATTGGCTCGTCGTTGCAGTTTTTTGACTTTTTGACGCTGCAATAAAAGTTCTTCTTCTTGTTCTTTAACCACTCTACTTAAATCTACTAGATCTTGCTGTAAATGAAATACCATTGACTCTAGCTTATTCAATGGTGCTGATTGCAGCTGATCTTCATTAAGGTTGGCATCTAATCTATCTTTTTTAGACTCTATTACCATAAGCGAAATAGTATCCCAAAGCTCTTCATTCTCTACAGGGCTAATACCTGGGAGTTTGTTATAGGAAAACATAATTGGTGACTCTTCAAGAGCATTGTAGTAGTAAGAGCGGGAATCAAATTGAGGCTCAACTCCATTGAAGACAATTCCCAACATATTGAGTCCTGATTGCTCTAAAATTTCTTTGGTGAATTTTGCCTGCGATCGCTCTACTAAACCAGGTCTGACTACCAATAAAACCCCGTCAGCCATACGACCCATTATGGGAGCATCGGCAGTTAAATCTAAAGAAGGAGTATCAAAAATAACAAAATCATAGCTTTCTGACCAGTAATCTATCAACATTCTCATTCTTTGAGAATCAAGTAAAGTTGCAGGAGAGGGATTTAAACTTCCTGAAGTAAGCAAATCTAAATTTGGCATAACTTCATTAATAGACATTCTAGGATCTAGGCGATCGGCAATTACATTACTTAAGCCATTGTCGTTATAAGTATTCCAGATACGATCTTGAATAGGATCGTATAAATTAGCATCAACTAGCAAAACTCTATTGCCTACTTGAGCCATTGCTGCTGCTAAATTAGCAGCTACAGTAGATTTGCCCTCCTGCACGCCAGAACTGGTAATAACAATAGTTTTTACCTTTCTATCAGTCTTTAAAGACCTGATATTAGACTGTAACATCCTATAAGACTCACCGAGTGCTAAGAAAGGATAGTCTCGGACTATTAATTTAGGAATGGAGGGGTCTTGATCTTTTAATTCTGGTAAAGCTAATAGCTTGATTCTATCTGTGCTTGGAATTATCCCTAAAGACGTATAACCATATAGCTGTTTAGCTTCGTCAATGGTTTTAATCGATCTATCACTAATTTCTAGAAGATAAATAACTCCAGCTGCGGATAATAAAGCTAAAGAGCCAGCAGCTAAAAAGCCTACTGCACGAGAAGAGACTGGCTGAGCGGGGACATCGGCATTAGAAATCACCCTAACGTTGCCAGGATCTTGAACTTCAGCAATTTTTATAGTTTGTAGCTTTTGCCACAAAGCATCGTAGGTTGACTGAAACGAAGCTCGCTGTCTTTCAAGCTGACTTAACTTTTGCTCTAACTCTGGTACTTTCTGGATTCTAGCACGGCGATCGCCTTCAACTCTGCTCAAGCTGTCAATTTGCTTTTGCAGACCAGATTTAAGAGCTTCTAGCTGAATTAAATCAGTGGTAAGTTCTTCTTGAATTACTCCTGTCTTATTTCTCTGTACTAAATCTCGTGCTGTCTCTGCGCCAACAGAGGCGGTTTGTCGATAGAGTAATTTTGATAAAGAATCTACTTGTTGTTGTAGTTCAACTACATTGGGACTATTACCTGTAAAACGGGCTTTGGCGATCGCTAGCTCGGATTCTGCATTTTGCAGTTTAGATATCGTCTCTTTAACTGCTGGAGATTGGCTAATCGTAGTTGAAACTACCGCCTGTTCTGCGATTAAACCAAGCTTTTTTCTGATATAGTCAGCCTGAGATTCAGCATTAGCCATTTCTCCACGAGCTTGGGCTATGTCAGCCTGTAGCTGCCGCATTCCCTGAATCAAAGAGCTAGTATTTTCATCAGGGTCAACAAATCCATTTGATTCTTTTAATTCCCGTATTTTTGCTTCAGTTTTGTGTAGGGAATCTTCTGCTCTTGGTAGTTGTTCTTCTAAAAACTTTCTAGCAGTTTCTGCTTCTGCTTTGTTAACTATTAAATTGTTATCTAAATAATTTTTGACCAAAGTGTTAACAGTTAGGGCAGCTTGCTCTGGGTTATGACTAGCATAGGAAATCTTAAGAATATCTGTAGCAGTTATCGAGGAAACTTTTAAGTTTTCTAGAAAATCTTCAACTTTAAGCTTTTTGCCTTCTCGATCTTTTAACTGTAGTTTGGGGTCATTAATAGTTTTTTTAACTAAAGGAACTGAACGTAAAACCTCTGTTTCTGTGTCAATAAAGTTTCCTTTCTCCGCGATCGTTGAAAAGCCTTCTAAAGCTTTACCAACTTCTGTCAGAGAAGAACTAACGGTGTTACTTTTAAATTTTAGTCTTGCTTCAGCCTCGTAAACGTTTTTCTTTAAAGTAGTAGCAACAATACCCAAAGTTAATATAATTAGAAAAACAATCGATCCAGGCAGCCAGCGCCTTTTAATCATTTGCCAATAGTATTGATTATCTAAGGGCGTTTGTGAGAGATTCATACTTAATATTTAATAGCAACATTCAAAATATTTAAAGAAAAAATACATATGTAAAACTAATAAAATTATGATAACGAAATAATAAGTAAGATTTCATAAAGTTTCATCAAGAAGTGAACATACTTTTAATTTCAATAATTACTCGTTCTGGGTCTGACTCGGTTAGGTTAGAGCCAAAGGGTAAACACAAACCTTGTTGAAATAGTTCTTCAGCTACTTCATTATTAATACATTCACAATCTGCAAATACTGGCTATAGGTGGATGGGCTTTCAAACTGGTCTAGTTTCTATCTGTTTGTCTAACAGTTGTAGACGTATTTGTTCTCGATTGGTGCCTGAAGTTTAAAGATTAATTGTTAAGCAACTAAGCCAACGTGTACTCATGCCAAAATTTGCTTTGGGCATAAATTTAATTCCTGGTAAATCTGCCAAATTCCGTCCACTAGCAGCAACTCTATCTTTTAATACTGCTAATTGTCCTCTACCAATACCAGCCGAAATGTTGCTTAATCAGTAATTAAAACCGATCTCGGTATGTTAATAGTGGGGGTGGGGATCTTTCGCCTGGGTTGCTAAAAAATTGGCTTTTTAAATTGTTCGATTTTGAGCTTAATCAAAACACTTTGATTAAAATGTTAAAAAATGGTTGATTTTAGGGAACTATAAAGGCAAATATACTTTGTAACTGACGGTTATTTATGCCTTCTACTGCTGATTTTTCATCAATTTCCCCTAGTGATTCTATGCCAGTGGTACAAACTTGGAGTTTGGGCAAGGTTTATCGTACTGGCTTTTGGATGAATCAAAAAATAGAATCGCTAAAAAATTGTTCTTTGAGCATTCATCAAGGAGAAACTTTTGGTCTACTTGGTCCTAATGGGGCAGGGAAAACAACGCTGCTCAAAACTTTATTGGGAATTACCCGTCCAACTACAGGCAGGGCAGTAATTTTAGGAAAACCAATTGGAGATCGCACCGTTAAGCAAAAGATTGGTTACTTACCTGAAAACGCCTTTCTTTACGATTTTCTTACCGCCTGGGAGTTTTTAGAATTTATTGCTGGGTTATTCCAAATTCCTAAAAAAATCCAGCGTCAACGTATTGCCGAATTACTAGATTTAGTCGGTTTAGCTAAGTCTACAGCCCGCAAGAAGAAATTAAAGCAGTATTCTAAGGGTATGCTGCAAAGAGTAGGCATGGCACAGGCTTTGATCAACGATCCTGAAATTGTGTTTTTGGATGAGCCGATGTCAGGATTAGATCCCATGGGACGCTATCGAATGCGCGAAATTGTTTCGTCTCTAAAACAGCAGGGTAAAACCATCTTTTTTAATTCCCATGTTTTGTCAGATATTGAGCAAATTTGCGATCGCATTGCCTTTCTTGCTCTGGGAGAATTAATCTGCCAGGGATCTCTTGATGAATTATTAGGTACTAGCAATGCCTATCAGGCAATTGTTATTGGTGGAAGTTCGGAGGCTTTAACTCCCTGGATGACCAATCTTACCCAAGAGAATAACCGTTGGCATGGTCAATTAAAAGTTGAACCAAATCAATTTGTATCTCACCTAGAAAATGTCGAAGCTCAATTAGTCAGTATTCACCAGGCAAGACCTTCTTTAGAAGAATTTTTTATGCAGCAGTTAAGGTCTAGAGGTATTGAAATAAGCCGTTAGTGATTGCGGATGCCTGGTACGGCGCTTACAAGGGCTGGACACATAATTCTAGCCACAGCCCCTCTGCTTCGTCGTAAATCGCCCCTAATAGCTGGATATCGATCATTTGAGATTAACTGCTAAACAGATTGTAATGTCTGTGGCTTCTCTGATTTAACCTCTTTAGATTTAGGCGGTTGGGTTTGATATTTAATTAGGTCTGCTAAATCCTGTAATTGATTAATCGCTTCTGCCCCTTCTAACTTCATTAGTTCACGGTCATCTCTCATTTCAGTCCAGGTAATTCCATAATCTGAAACTAAAAAACGAATTAGATGCTCATCTTTTAAACTAACCATAAAAGAGGCACTATTCATTTCACCACCACAGGTATAGCAGGATGCTAAGTAACCTTGATTTTCAAAAGCGATCGCCAGGGCTTGAAGAGTCATTACTAGATCCTGTACGAATCGACGATGCTGTTGCGCGAGTCTTGTAAACACTTTGTTCCTCCGAACACCTCAAATTTTATTGTAAACGTTTTAGTATTTTTTTATATTTTCTTTATAGTTATTATCATCCTGTTTATGGGGTGATTAATTTTTATCAGTCTAACTGAGTTTCGGAAAAAGTTTATGTGTCATTTAATTCAATTTGTGCAGATTTTAGAATAAAATCACATAGAGGAACAATAGTTTTGTCCTCTAAAAGAGCTTCCAGCTTGAATTTTGCCGATTCTGGTATTCCTGCCACAGAGATAGAAAATTCAAACCCGCTACTATTGGCTGTAGGAATATCTGGATACCTTTGCATCACTGTCGGACGAGAATGCTTAATGGGGGTTTCTAATAAAATATCCGTCTGATAAATGACCCGAAGAGTTTTGGCGATCGATTTTTTGCCCAAAACCCAACCTTTAACTAATATTGCCCCAGCGATGGACATGGATTGAGGTTGGGGGGTAATGATTCCAAATCCCCAAAGAGTATTAAAATTTTGTTTGGGAAGAGTTTTTTGAATATCAACAATTTGAATCGGTGTTTTCAATAGCTCTAGCCAATTTTGAGATCTAGCTAAGGCTTGCTGTGTATGTTTTAATTGAGACTGAGTGAGGTTAAACTGTTTTTGCTGTTCAAATAATGCTTTTTTATAGAGTTTTGCTTCACCATCAACTTTTTGTAATCTCAGCTGAGTTTCTCCAAGCTCAATTTGAAAACCTTGGTTAATCTGAAGTTGAGCTTGGGTTTGCCCTAATTGCTTTTGAGTTTGCTGGAGTTTTGCATTGAGGCTTTCTAACTCAGATTCCATCTGTTGCCACTTTGACTGCTCTTGTTGAGCTTGCTGAGCCTGTTGTTTATATCGCTCTAAATCTCCATTAGATAGCCAATTAGCAAGTTTTAGAAGCTTCAAATCTTTACTCCTCAAGCAGTGGTAATAAGTCAGTTAGATTTTACTCTAAGATTTTAGATTATTCTGAAGATTGGCCAGTGTCCTTGAATTGATCCCCAGGCGCACACAAAACTAAGCTTTACAAAAGCTAAATCACAGTCGTAACCGCGCATTTTATAGTCAAGTATACTATCCCCAAACTATTAGCGTATGAGCGATCGCCATCTTCCATCAATTCTGCGTTTGGAACAGGTCAATCTACAGGCTTCTTTAGGATCTAGTTATTTATTACAGGACATCTCTTTTAATATTCCTCCAGTCGCAAAAGTAGCTGTGGTTGGGGCATCTGGTGCAGGCAAAACATCTTTACTCAAACTGCTTAATCATTTGGTTTCACCTAGCCAGGGAGAAATTTATTTTAATGATCTACCGATCGAACAATTAGGAATAATTCAACTGCGTCGTTTAATCGTCTTAGTTCCTCAAGAACCTAAGTTATTGGGCATGAAAGTAGCGGATGCCCTAAGCTATCCCTTACAGCTACAAAAATTACCAGAGTCAGAAATTCGCCAGAGGCTAGACACCTGGACAAATTTACTGCGTATACCGACTCAATGGTTAGATAGAACTGAATTACAGCTTTCTTTAGGGCAGAGACAATTAATTGCGATCGCTCGCGCTTTGGTAATGCAGCCCCAAGTATTACTCTTAGACGAACCGACATCAGCTTTAGACATCGGTACGGCGAATCATCTTTTGAGCGTTTTAGAAGAGTTAAACCAAAATCAAAACTTAACTATAATCATGGTTAACCATCAGTTGGGATTGATTGAAAATTTTTGCGATCGCCTTCTTTACTTAAATGCAGGCAAGCTAGAATTAGATATTCCAGGTACCCCAGGCAATTGGCAAAAAATCGAGCAAAAACTAATTCAGCTAAAGACCGAACAAGAACAAGAATGGAGCTAGCTAGCACCACTGTGCAGAGGTAAGTAGGTAATAATTGAACGAAGGCAGAATTGGACTCTATAAAAGTATTTAATTCTTCCACTTTTAGTTTTCAGCCTTTTATTTTTACTTTCTCATATTTGATTCCTGATTGCCATATCTTTTTATCCATGTTAAAAATTTAGGTTTTTACTAAGGCATCTATCAACTTAATATTGTTCATTTGTATGCTTATAATTATTGATGCCATAAGAAATCAATAATTTTCTAAAATACGATTTAGTCATATCCTATACTATTTACTTCAATTTAGCTAAATAAAATCTAATTTCTGAAACTAGATAGAACAACTTAATTCAAACTTCAAATGAACTGTAAAACTCTTTAATTCGCTGCAAAGCCTCCTGAAACTCCGATTCGGAAACTGATAATACAAAACGGCAATAGTTTGGCAACCCAGTCCAGGTAGCACCATTGATCGTTAATCCGACACTTGAAAACAAAACGGTAGTAATAGAATCTCCATCAATGACTGTTTCATATTTAACATTATCTTGTTCGTAAGATACTGTTTTGCTCAAGAAGAAACTCGGTTTTGCTACTAAAAATAATCCGCCTTGTGGGTCAATGGCTATCCAACCAGATTGCTGCAATACTGCCGTTAGCTGTATGGCTCTTTGTTGTAGAAGTTGACTTTGAGCTTCTCGATGTCGGATAAGTTCGGCATCGCCTTTGACCACCCCCTCAAAAAATCGACGCATAGCATACATAGTAGTCTGGGGAAGCTGACCAGGAATAAATTCTGCTATTTGCCTAACTATAGTGGCACTAGGAGAATATAAATAGCCAAAACGTATCCCTGCTGCGGAAAATTCCTTGGAAATGCCACCGAGTAAAATTAAGTTACTAGAATTGCTTTGACGGCGATCTTGCAGCCATGATAAATCAGTTTTGGGCTGAGACTGGTCAAATTCTAAACCAGAAAAAATTGTGTCTAAGACAACTTTTGCTTTATATTGCCAAGCTAATTGAATAATTTCCTGTAATTCTTGAGCAGAGTATAACGCTCCTGTAGGATTAGAAATGGGTGCATTAAGATAAAGCCAAGGATTAGCGGTAGTTTTGAGTATCTGCTCTAGGTTAGATACATTGATTTTAAAACCTTGGGCTGGGTGTCCCAATACTGTTTGTACTCTAACTCCATAAAAATCTAGGGTTGCTCGGAAATAACCGTAAGCACCTTGGGGAAAGATAAAAGATCCTTGCTCTTGACGACATTTCTGCACCACCGCACTAAATAAGGATGCTACTCCAGAGCCATAGATAAAATTAGCCCGATCGCCGTATTTAATTCCGTATTTTTGAGAACAGATAGCAGACAAGGGCTTATATACTTCACATTCTTCTGAGGTGATATCCTGTCTGGCAAAGGCTTCGGCGATCGCTTTATTAAGTGCTTCAGGACTTGGTAAACAGTTTTCGCCATAGTCCAGGCGAATAGTTGATGGTTTAAAGGGCAATTCGCTTTCTTTGATTGCAGGATGAGCAAAGGCTTTTGTGGCA
This DNA window, taken from Pleurocapsa sp. FMAR1, encodes the following:
- a CDS encoding 4-hydroxy-3-methylbut-2-enyl diphosphate reductase → MDTKAFKRSLQQSQNYHRRGFGHDEEVAGTMNTEYQSDLIQTIRDRNYRLQRGDVTILLAESFGFCWGVERAVAMAYETRQHFPTAKIWITNEIIHNPSVNQRLREMNVDFIELVNGEKDFSVVGHQDVVILPAFGASVSEMQLLNDKGCTIVDTTCPWVSKVWNSVEKHKKRDYTSIIHGKYAHEETVATSSFADRYLVVLNLEQAEYVTNYILDGGDRQEFLTKFKNAYSDGFDPDRDLIRVGIANQTTMLKSETEQIGRLLEQTMLKKYGPTELTQHFMSFNTICDATQERQDAMFDLVEKDLSLMVVIGGFNSSNTTHLQEIAVEHHIPSYHIDCVERILSRDRLEYKPLDGEITIVENWLPEGEIIVGITSGASTPDKVVADVIEKIFDLKAVAIA
- a CDS encoding GumC family protein — encoded protein: MNLSQTPLDNQYYWQMIKRRWLPGSIVFLIILTLGIVATTLKKNVYEAEARLKFKSNTVSSSLTEVGKALEGFSTIAEKGNFIDTETEVLRSVPLVKKTINDPKLQLKDREGKKLKVEDFLENLKVSSITATDILKISYASHNPEQAALTVNTLVKNYLDNNLIVNKAEAETARKFLEEQLPRAEDSLHKTEAKIRELKESNGFVDPDENTSSLIQGMRQLQADIAQARGEMANAESQADYIRKKLGLIAEQAVVSTTISQSPAVKETISKLQNAESELAIAKARFTGNSPNVVELQQQVDSLSKLLYRQTASVGAETARDLVQRNKTGVIQEELTTDLIQLEALKSGLQKQIDSLSRVEGDRRARIQKVPELEQKLSQLERQRASFQSTYDALWQKLQTIKIAEVQDPGNVRVISNADVPAQPVSSRAVGFLAAGSLALLSAAGVIYLLEISDRSIKTIDEAKQLYGYTSLGIIPSTDRIKLLALPELKDQDPSIPKLIVRDYPFLALGESYRMLQSNIRSLKTDRKVKTIVITSSGVQEGKSTVAANLAAAMAQVGNRVLLVDANLYDPIQDRIWNTYNDNGLSNVIADRLDPRMSINEVMPNLDLLTSGSLNPSPATLLDSQRMRMLIDYWSESYDFVIFDTPSLDLTADAPIMGRMADGVLLVVRPGLVERSQAKFTKEILEQSGLNMLGIVFNGVEPQFDSRSYYYNALEESPIMFSYNKLPGISPVENEELWDTISLMVIESKKDRLDANLNEDQLQSAPLNKLESMVFHLQQDLVDLSRVVKEQEEELLLQRQKVKKLQRRANVSNENEFYLENQLNQEQERKRMLDETLVGQRRNLQKRREMLFQYQQVLESRQNASFRV
- a CDS encoding ABC transporter ATP-binding protein; translated protein: MPSTADFSSISPSDSMPVVQTWSLGKVYRTGFWMNQKIESLKNCSLSIHQGETFGLLGPNGAGKTTLLKTLLGITRPTTGRAVILGKPIGDRTVKQKIGYLPENAFLYDFLTAWEFLEFIAGLFQIPKKIQRQRIAELLDLVGLAKSTARKKKLKQYSKGMLQRVGMAQALINDPEIVFLDEPMSGLDPMGRYRMREIVSSLKQQGKTIFFNSHVLSDIEQICDRIAFLALGELICQGSLDELLGTSNAYQAIVIGGSSEALTPWMTNLTQENNRWHGQLKVEPNQFVSHLENVEAQLVSIHQARPSLEEFFMQQLRSRGIEISR
- a CDS encoding DUF1815 family protein: MFTRLAQQHRRFVQDLVMTLQALAIAFENQGYLASCYTCGGEMNSASFMVSLKDEHLIRFLVSDYGITWTEMRDDRELMKLEGAEAINQLQDLADLIKYQTQPPKSKEVKSEKPQTLQSV
- a CDS encoding ABC transporter ATP-binding protein, which produces MSDRHLPSILRLEQVNLQASLGSSYLLQDISFNIPPVAKVAVVGASGAGKTSLLKLLNHLVSPSQGEIYFNDLPIEQLGIIQLRRLIVLVPQEPKLLGMKVADALSYPLQLQKLPESEIRQRLDTWTNLLRIPTQWLDRTELQLSLGQRQLIAIARALVMQPQVLLLDEPTSALDIGTANHLLSVLEELNQNQNLTIIMVNHQLGLIENFCDRLLYLNAGKLELDIPGTPGNWQKIEQKLIQLKTEQEQEWS